The nucleotide window ttaTGCTGGCCTTGATCTATCAAATCAGTGTCGTCATTTCTGAATGGGTCATATGACAAACCACAGTTCCTAACACGCTGCCTCAGGGGCAAAGATTTTCAAccgtctccattccttcctttctccatATTTCTGACGTGTGTAACgtggtttctttcctttcttccttcctttttaaaattatcgtTTGCTCTCTGCCCCATAGCAGAACTAAACAACTGAAAAGAGTCGGAAACCCTACCTCGAGCTCACCTGTGCTTCTTGgactcctccagcccagcctttaGGGCAAACAGACCTCTAAGAATTCCTTCTGTGAGTGACTTACACTGTTACGCGGGAGGAAAGTTCTCCTTTTATTTAAGTTCTTAAGTTACTTATACCTTCCTTAACTCAGGTTCTTAAGTTCTCCTCTATTTAATAGTTAAGAGTAATCaatacagagaaggcagtggcaccccactccagtactcttgcctggaaaatctcatggacagagaagcctggtaggctgcagtccatggtgtcgcgaagagtcagacacgactgaacgacttcacttttcactttcatgcattggagaaggaaatggcaacccactccagtgttcttgcctggagaatcccagggacgggggagcctggtgggctgccatctatggggtcgcacagagtcccagacacgactgaatcgacttagcagcagcagcagtaatcatTACAACTAGTTCAATAAAAAGCCCATTGTATTGTCACTGCTCTGGCTGGGAAGAGCACTGTTAATAACAGTCGTACTAtaacagtaaacatttattaagcacttactgtgATTCAGACGTGGGCTCAGCGCATCATGTTCATTATCTAATTAGATCCTCATAGCTACCCTGGTACCTGAGACAGGGACCATTGTATATTCCAGAGTGACACACAGGAAGCTGACATGTGAGGGGTCACGCAGAGGACCCATCCGCTCCCTTATACCTcccttatttttgttgtttagtcgctaagttgagtGTGACCTTTTGTGATTCCAAGGACTATAGTCGTATTTAGATATGTATGACtcttttgcacccccatggaatggaccccaccaggctcttctgtccatgaggttttccaggcaggaatactggagtgggttgccatttcttcctccaggggatcttttcgacccagggattgaatcgaacccatgtctcctgcattggcaggcaggttctttaccactgagccaccagggaggccttatATCTCCCTACACTCATGTTATTTATGAAGCTAGTGGCCTCTGTGAACATTTTTCTTAAGCATTTATTTGAGAGGGGTAGACACTTTACCCTGCTTAACAAATGTTCAGTGAGCGCTCTGCGTCCCAGGCACTTTGCAGGACACTGGAGATGGAGTAGGGAAGACCTGGTCCCACAGGTAACCATCATGCAGTGTGGTGCGGGTACAGATAGGTCTCGGGATGAGACCCCACAAGGGAGAGGGGTGGGCAGCAGGCTCGCTCCAGCCCAGTAGCCCCTGGTCCTCTGCTCACGGGCAGTAGTAGGAGGGTCAGGGATCTCTGACCCTAATTACCTAATTACCTCTGTGGGATAATTagggcttccgtggtagctcagatggtaaagaatctgcctgcaatgcaggagacccaagttccatcccagggttggtaagatcccctggagaaagaaatggctaaccacttcagtgttcttgactggagaatttcatggacagaggagcctggtgggctacagtccatggggttccaaagagtcagacataactgagtgaataacacactCATACATGGGATAATTAAAGCACTTGAAAGAATCCTATTATTTTTTAGGTTCCTGAGAGAGTAAAGTAGGTGTTTTTTTTGCATGGTTGTTGTCAGCAGAGATGCAGGAGAAAAATTAACCTGTATTTAATATGAGTCTGATGATTCCATTATCTAAAAAAGAAggtctggggaattccatgaCGGTCCAATGGCAAGGACTCCCAGCTTccatgcagggggcacggggACACGAATAGGGAGATCTGTCCACGGTCTCTTTCCAACTCAGGCCTTTGTATTGCTCACCTGCTGCTGTAGTGGCGGTCCCCTCAGAGACTGCCTCTTGTccctgtgttttttcttttttttccctaaggttGCAAGAGTAAAGCACCTCATGTACTGTGTTATGCTGACATTAGTGTTATCTGAAGGCTTATAAATGACACCGAAACTGCCTGAATGAGATAAACCAGGGATAAACACTGTCTTCTAGCCCTGGCCATCCAGAGAGGCCCAATGGGTTGTTGGAAATGCAGAGCCTtgaatcagaatctgtattttcACTAGATCTCAGGCAATTTATATGGACATTAGACTTTAGAAGTGCTGCGATAGGTCAGGCTACACAGCCATATTTTCCCCCAGCGTCCTAAGGATGCTTtgttctcttgcattttctagtTGCCCAAGGCTCGCACATGTCTGTAGAAGAACATGCTTTGTGCTTTGACCCTACCTGCTCCCCTGACGCCCACCACTGCTCTCCAATTAGCTCTTCTGCTTAAATAGGCGCTCAAAAATATATTCCAGTATACTTTGGGGTCAAATTCAACATTTGTCAAAAACAGGTTTATGAGTGAAATGTAATGAACAACATATTTAAAGCATACCATTTGATATGTTTTGACGTGTACATACCAGCGAAACCACACCACATTCAAGATGagaaacatatccatcacctgtTGCCGTGAAAGCTGCCTTGTGTCCCTTTGCATCCTTTCTTTcccctgctttctgtcactaaagatgcatttgccttttctagaattttatacgAATGGCATCCTACAGGCCTCTTTTATCTATCTGGTTTCTTTTACTCAGCTTAATTATTTTGAGGTTCATCATGAGTACCAGGTTGGTCAGCTCTGTTGCTGAGTAGTAGTCTGCTGTAAACACAGTGCATCTATATACTTGTTCATAAAAATTAGGGTTGTTTCCAGTTGGGAGCTGTTTATAAACAGGGCTGCCATGAATACCTGCATAAAAGTATTTGATCGTGTGCTTTCATTTTGCTTGGTAAATAAATAACTAGGAGTGGAATATACCTGGATCATATGGTCCAACAtataacttcttaaaaaaaataccaacTGTTTTCCAAGGTGGTTATACCATTTTATATCTACCCTAGCAGCCTATGAGAATTCTAGTTCCTTCACATCATCTCTGTCACTCAGTATCATCTGTCTTTTTTGATTATACCCATTCTTGTGGGGAGTGATATGCTATCTCAGTGTGGTTTTAATGTCATGCGTGTTCTTAAGCATCTTTTAtacatgatcttagttccctgatcagggatccaacccatgccctgtgcagtggaagtgtggagtcttaaccactgtacctccATGAAGTCccactgagcatctttttatatgatTATTTGCCATTTATATAGCTTCTCTGAAGTGACTGTTGAAACTTAATTGGGTTATGTGTCATTGAGTTTGAGTGTTCTTTATGTAAGCTGGATTCAGgtcctttatcagataaatgATATGTCTGATTTCTTCCAGTCTAGGCTTgtttttccggagaaggcaatggcaccccactccagtactcttgcctggcaaatcccatggacagaagagcctggtaggctgcagtccatggggtcgctaggagtcggacgcgactgagcgacttcactttattttttcactttcctgcattggagaaggaaatggcaacccactccagtgttcttgcctggagaatcccagggacgggggagcctggtgggctgccgtctctggggtcgcacagagttggacacaactgaagtgacttagcagcagcaggcttgtttttcattttttaaagaagttttaaattttaatgaagtccagtttattaatttgttttcttatggATTGTGCTTGTGTGTTATATCTGAGAAGTATTTGCCTAAAACAGTTTCATAAAGGAttgctcttctgttttcttctagaggtgttagaattttaatttgagagtgaaaagtgaaagtcgctcagtcgtgtccgactctttgtgaccccatcaactatacagtccatggaattctctagaccagaatactggagtggctagccttttccttctccagggggtcttcctaacccagggatcgaatccaggtctcccacattgcaggtggattccttaccagctgagctacaagggaagcctggaattttaagttagtttttatttttatacccaTGATccattttttagttaattttatatatgatacATGTAAGatgaaagttttttcttttctttttttttgcacatgTATGTCCAATATTtctagcatcatttgttgaaaagattctcCTTTCTCTACTGAATTGCCTTTGAACCTGTGTTGAAAATCATTTGTCCATATATATGTTAGTAAACCTCTTAAACCATCCAGGGCCTAgcaatagggaaaaccactaatgAAAGCAGTGAGGACCCTGGGATCCCAAATGGTCTGGGCAGTCGCCTTCTGGTATGAAGCTTGGACTCAAGCTTTGATATCTCGAACAGGTCCTGGGAGTACATTGAGAGTGGATCTGCAAAGTATGTCAGCCTTGGGCAAGTTGGGGAGATAATTCCTGAAATCATTCATTCTCTCACTGTCTTCTGTTGAGCAAGGCTGGAGAGTACATCGAAAGTACCTTTCTAGATGCATAGGAAAGGTGTTAATTCATTACACACAGTGGGTACTTTAGGACCTGGGGCTTAAAACTCTTTGGCAGTTCTGATTGAGAAGGGCTGCTGGAACTAGGAGACTGAGACTTAGAAACCTGGGAGGCCTCATCGCTTCACGGAATCTGCAGTTGGCTGGGCTTGGGGCAATTCTGGGCCTTTTCAGTCTGAAATAAGACATGACTCCAGGCAGTGGTAGAGTTGGCAGCTGACTGTGATTCTCTAGATTCcagttcttccatgctcagcacCGTGCATCTTAGGAGCTGTCCAGAGTAGAGACGCCTGCTCTCCTAGAGTCTGCAGACTGGACAACAAGCTGTGCTTTCTGTAGATGCCGTTGGCAGGACTCCTGCTTGTCTGAGAGCAGTCAGGGCAATTAGGTGACCTGTCCATAGCCAGGTTGCCACAGGAGCACTTCCTGTTCCTGGGGTCTCTCTCCCATCCCTCATGGGCTCTCGCCAGGCCTTGTCAGTATCTGTGCTCGGTCTGTGGACAGGAAGTTCAGGGATGGTGTCCTATGGGAATTGAAAGCCACCAGGGTCCAGCCTGAGCCTCTCAGGGATTAGGGAGAGcaagcaaatttggccctggGATGCAGGTTTGTGTtagtggtggcttcccttgtggctcagactgtaaagcgtctgcctacaatgccggagacccaggttcaatccctgggtcaggaagttcccctggagaaggaaatggcaacccactccagtattcttgcctggaaaatcccatggatggaggagcccggtaggctacagtccatgaggtcgcaaagagttggacacaactgagcgacttcacttcacttcacttctggacCCACAGAATGGTTCCCAGGCAAGGGAAACACTTTCTCATAGGCTCCTGAGGTTGACCTGGGCCCCTCTGTGTGTGACATAGATCAGAACCCTCACCTGATATACCTTTTGTCTTTCAGGCACTCCTAGCAGGCATGCGGAACCGGGAGAACAGCTCGCCCTGCCAGGGCAACGGGGAGCCGGCAGGCCGGGGCAAGAACTTGGGCTCCGTGTGGCCAGGAGAGGAGGAGCCCGGCCACGACGTGAGCACGCCCTCCTACAAGAAGCCTCTGTATGGTATCTCACACAAGATCATGGAGAAGAAGAACCCTCCCGCGGGGGACATGCTCAACACCTATGAGCTCTTGGAGAAGGTGAACCCCAGCAACAGCCCCTCACCGCTGCGGCTCCTGAACGAGACACAGAAGCGGGACACTAGCGGCCCCGCAGCAGCCACCGACAGCGACCCCAACATCTACTTTCTCATCCAGAAGATGTTCTACATGCTCAACACGCTCTCCTCCAACATGTCACAGCTGCACAGCAAGGTGGACCTGCTCTCCCTGGAGGTGAGCCGCATCAAGAAGCAGGTGAGCCCCACTGAGATGGTGGCCAAGTTCCAGCCGCCGCCCGAGTACCAGCTCACGGCGGCCGAGCTCAAGCAGATCGTGGACCAGAGCCTGTCGGGCGGTGACCTGGCCTGCCGCCTGCTGGTGCAGCTTTTCCCGGAGCTCTTCAGCGACGTGGACTTCTCCCGGGGCTGTGGCGCCTGCGGCTTCGCGGCCAAGCGGAAGCTGGAGTCGCTGCACCTGCAGCTCATCCGGAACTATGTGGAGGTCTACTACCCGTCGGTGAAGGACACGGCCGTCTGGCAGGCCGAGTGCCTGCCCCAGCTCAACGACTTCTTCAGCCGCTTCTGGGCCCAGCGGGAAATGGAGGACAGCCAGCCCAGCGGCCAGGTGTCTGGCTTCTTCGAGGCCGAGCCCCAGGTGGATGCTGGCCActtcctggacagcaaggagcagGAGGAGGCCCTGTCCCTGGACCGCAGCAGCACCATCGCCTCTGACCATGTGGTGGACACGCAGGACCTCACCGAGTTCCTGGACGAGGCCTCATCCCCTGGCGAATTCGCGGTCTTCCTTCTGCACCGGCTGTTCCCTGAGCTCTTTGACCACAGGAAGCTGGGCGAGCAGTACAGCTGCTATGGGGATGGCGGCAAGCAAGAGCTGGACCCGCAGCGTCTGCAGATCATCCGCAACTACACAGAGATCTACTTCCCCGACATGCAGGAGGAGGATGCCTGGCTGCAGCAGTGTGCCCAGCGCATCAACGACGAGCTGGAGGGCCTGGGGCTGGATGCGGGCAGCGAGGGCGAGCCCCCGCGAGACGACTGCTACGACTCATCCAGCCTGCCAGATGACATCTCCGTGGTCAAGGTGGAAGACAGCTTCGAGGGCGAGCGGCCCGGCCGGCGGTCCAAGAAGATCTGGTTGGTGCCCATCGACTTCGACAAGCTGGAGATCCCACAGCCCGACTTCGAGGTGCCGGGCGCCGACTGCCTGCTGAGCAAGGAGCAGCTGCGCAGCATCTACGAGAGCAGCTTGTCCATCGGCAACTTTGCCTCGCGCCTGCTGGTGCACCTGTTCCCGGAGCTCTTCACCCACGAGAACCTGCGCAAGCAGTACAACTGCAGCGGCTCCCTGGGCAAGAAGCAGCTGGACCCGTCCCGTATCAAGCTCATCCGCCACTACGTGCAGCTGCTCTACCCACGGGCCAAGAATGACCGTGTCTGGACGCTGGAGTTCGTGGGCAAACTGGACGAGCGCTGCCGGCGCCGGGACACGGAGCAGAGGCGCTCCTACCAGCAGCAGCGCAAGGTCCACGTTCCGGGCCCTGAGTGCAGGGACCTGGCCAGCTATGCAATCAACCCCGAGCGGTTCCGGGAGGAATTTGAGGGGCCCCCACTGCCCCCCGAAAGGAGCAGCAAGGACTTCTGCAAGATCCCCCTGGACGAGCTGGTGGTGCCCTCGCCCGACTTCCCGGTGCCTTCACCATACCTGCTGTCCGACAAGGAAGTGCGCGAGATCGTGCAGCAAAGCCTCTCTGTGGGCAACTTCGCCGCCCGGCTGCTCGTCAGGCTCTTCCCCGAACTCTTCACCACCGAGAACCTGCGGCTGCAGTACAACCACTCCGGGGCGTGCAACAAGAAGCAGCTGGACCCGACACGCTTGCGGCTCATCCGCCACTACGTGGAGGCCGTGTACCCGGTGGAGAAGATGGAGGAGGTGTGGCACTACGA belongs to Bubalus kerabau isolate K-KA32 ecotype Philippines breed swamp buffalo chromosome 9, PCC_UOA_SB_1v2, whole genome shotgun sequence and includes:
- the BEND3 gene encoding BEN domain-containing protein 3, producing the protein MNATEFSEDVEEVLKNNTVKVETEAEDAALDCSVNSRSSEKHSLDGVFTAVQDSSKRKPLGGEGPLDSVPSVKRRRLIPEALLAGMRNRENSSPCQGNGEPAGRGKNLGSVWPGEEEPGHDVSTPSYKKPLYGISHKIMEKKNPPAGDMLNTYELLEKVNPSNSPSPLRLLNETQKRDTSGPAAATDSDPNIYFLIQKMFYMLNTLSSNMSQLHSKVDLLSLEVSRIKKQVSPTEMVAKFQPPPEYQLTAAELKQIVDQSLSGGDLACRLLVQLFPELFSDVDFSRGCGACGFAAKRKLESLHLQLIRNYVEVYYPSVKDTAVWQAECLPQLNDFFSRFWAQREMEDSQPSGQVSGFFEAEPQVDAGHFLDSKEQEEALSLDRSSTIASDHVVDTQDLTEFLDEASSPGEFAVFLLHRLFPELFDHRKLGEQYSCYGDGGKQELDPQRLQIIRNYTEIYFPDMQEEDAWLQQCAQRINDELEGLGLDAGSEGEPPRDDCYDSSSLPDDISVVKVEDSFEGERPGRRSKKIWLVPIDFDKLEIPQPDFEVPGADCLLSKEQLRSIYESSLSIGNFASRLLVHLFPELFTHENLRKQYNCSGSLGKKQLDPSRIKLIRHYVQLLYPRAKNDRVWTLEFVGKLDERCRRRDTEQRRSYQQQRKVHVPGPECRDLASYAINPERFREEFEGPPLPPERSSKDFCKIPLDELVVPSPDFPVPSPYLLSDKEVREIVQQSLSVGNFAARLLVRLFPELFTTENLRLQYNHSGACNKKQLDPTRLRLIRHYVEAVYPVEKMEEVWHYECIPSIDERCRRPNRKKCDILKKAKKVEK